A single region of the Lysinibacillus sp. B2A1 genome encodes:
- a CDS encoding D-alanyl-D-alanine carboxypeptidase — MKKFVLFCCICVAAFLFYYIDNRTENAQIELPTLHSKNALLLNEKGDVLYEKNADAIVYPASLTKIMTAIVAIEGSVNLQKQTIVEPQTITKFTAQNASMAGFKAGDFVTMEDLLYGTLLASGADATGTLADAIAGSEEAFVTLMNNKAHELEMDSTHFVNASGLHDEAHVSSVRDLSKLFRYAIENPTFYQILTSKSYITHVPNELTISSSLFMKIAGAEGSIIGGKTGYTPEAGLCLASIIEKNGKRYLFITTNAAGQAWTPPLHIEDALTAYEAL, encoded by the coding sequence ATGAAGAAATTTGTCTTATTTTGTTGTATCTGTGTGGCAGCTTTCCTTTTTTATTATATTGACAACAGAACCGAAAATGCACAAATAGAGCTACCTACATTACATAGTAAAAATGCTTTGCTGCTGAACGAAAAAGGGGATGTCTTATATGAAAAAAATGCAGATGCCATTGTATATCCAGCCTCATTAACGAAAATTATGACAGCAATTGTGGCTATTGAGGGCAGTGTCAATCTTCAAAAGCAAACAATTGTTGAACCACAAACAATTACAAAATTCACTGCTCAAAATGCTTCTATGGCTGGTTTTAAGGCAGGGGATTTTGTAACGATGGAGGATTTATTATATGGTACACTGCTAGCCTCTGGTGCAGATGCTACAGGAACATTGGCAGATGCCATTGCAGGTAGTGAGGAAGCTTTTGTGACGCTTATGAATAATAAGGCGCATGAATTGGAGATGGATAGTACTCACTTTGTCAATGCCAGTGGACTACATGATGAAGCGCATGTTTCAAGTGTTCGTGATCTTAGTAAGTTATTTCGTTATGCTATTGAAAATCCAACTTTTTATCAAATTTTAACCTCAAAAAGCTATATAACACATGTCCCAAATGAACTGACAATATCAAGTTCGCTTTTTATGAAAATAGCTGGAGCAGAAGGATCAATCATTGGGGGGAAAACAGGCTACACACCTGAAGCGGGTCTTTGCTTAGCATCTATTATTGAAAAAAATGGCAAGCGTTATCTCTTCATTACAACGAATGCAGCAGGGCAAGCCTGGACACCGCCACTACATATTGAAGATGCACTAACAGCCTATGAAGCACTATAG
- a CDS encoding deacetylase has product MKKLLPYAMFLTFLISFLFIADANAEGASPIQQIAKDTAIYVEPSVDSAVIGQIAKGSYVKVVSVSGEWTSIKGQQLEGYVETAALTSPTSEKYIVANKGGTTLFTYPSPSSQKTGHLYENSLIYVYGSAPGGWSFVQSGQEMGYVATNSLKKPIVIKKQVNAKNGAAFRLTASPSGEVLGTIANKTEVQQYTILAGWAYVETDTQKGYVKASELVDLKKLDNKVYNKGVAVAKGEKKRVALTFDDGPDAKVTPQVLAILKKYDAHATFFMVGKNVTKNAALVETIYEAGHEIGNHTWSHSKLTNLSAASVKQEVDRTSNAIYAAIGQYPTVFRPPYGATNEQVRSVISMPSILWSIDTLDWKHRNADKILAYVKASAKDGSIILMHDIHKSTANGLENVILYLQKQGYEFVTVSEILQ; this is encoded by the coding sequence ATGAAAAAGCTTTTACCCTATGCTATGTTTTTGACATTTTTAATTAGCTTTCTATTTATAGCTGATGCAAATGCGGAAGGAGCATCACCTATTCAGCAAATAGCCAAAGACACAGCAATATATGTAGAACCTTCTGTAGATAGTGCCGTAATCGGTCAAATAGCAAAGGGGAGTTATGTAAAAGTTGTATCTGTAAGTGGGGAATGGACATCTATTAAAGGGCAGCAGCTAGAGGGGTATGTAGAAACGGCAGCATTAACAAGCCCAACATCTGAAAAGTATATAGTAGCTAATAAGGGTGGAACAACTCTATTTACATATCCTAGTCCAAGTTCACAAAAAACAGGACATCTTTATGAAAATAGCCTAATATATGTATATGGATCAGCACCTGGAGGTTGGTCCTTTGTCCAATCTGGTCAGGAAATGGGCTATGTAGCAACGAATTCTTTAAAGAAGCCAATTGTCATAAAAAAGCAAGTAAATGCTAAAAATGGGGCTGCCTTTCGTTTAACGGCTAGCCCTAGTGGTGAAGTGCTTGGTACAATTGCAAATAAAACAGAAGTGCAGCAATATACAATACTTGCTGGCTGGGCCTATGTAGAAACAGATACACAGAAAGGTTATGTAAAGGCTTCGGAGCTAGTGGACCTTAAAAAGCTAGATAATAAAGTCTATAATAAAGGTGTTGCAGTAGCCAAAGGGGAAAAGAAACGAGTAGCATTAACATTCGATGATGGACCAGATGCAAAAGTTACGCCACAAGTTTTGGCCATACTAAAAAAATACGATGCTCATGCTACCTTTTTTATGGTTGGCAAAAATGTCACTAAAAATGCTGCATTAGTGGAAACAATTTATGAGGCAGGACATGAAATAGGTAATCACACATGGAGTCATTCAAAATTAACAAATTTATCAGCAGCAAGTGTCAAGCAAGAGGTCGATCGAACTAGTAATGCTATTTATGCAGCAATAGGTCAGTATCCAACGGTTTTCCGTCCACCCTATGGTGCCACGAATGAACAAGTTCGCTCTGTCATATCAATGCCGTCCATTCTATGGTCAATCGATACACTTGATTGGAAGCATCGCAATGCTGATAAGATTTTAGCGTATGTTAAAGCATCAGCGAAAGATGGTAGTATTATTTTAATGCATGATATTCATAAATCAACCGCAAATGGTCTCGAAAACGTTATCCTTTACTTGCAAAAGCAAGGTTACGAATTTGTTACTGTTAGTGAAATATTACAATAA
- the gltS gene encoding sodium/glutamate symporter, with protein sequence MIEFNQITTIFLAAALLGLGSWLISRISFLKRFCIPAPVVGGLLFAALATILKTTGTLEISLDTSLQSLFMITFFTTIGLGASFKLVKLGGKLLIIYWLACGFLALMQNVIGVSLASLMGIHPLIGMMAGAVSMEGGHGAAAAFGQTLEDLGISSAMTIGAAAATCGLVAGGLIGGPIVKYLVGKYNLTPDEQETEEIDYENKQEQITSDSFFTQVIIITFCMAVGTYVGTLFSEATGFVLPGYVGAMFVAVIVRNIMDKIKPAAINMKSISLIGDVTLGIFLSMALMSIKLWEIADLALPLFIIVFAQVFFIVVFSIFVLFKLLGKNYDAAVMVAGFAGHGLGATPNAMANMSAVAQRFGPSKKAFLVVPIVGAFLIDVFGIPIIITTINLFK encoded by the coding sequence ATGATCGAATTTAATCAAATTACAACAATCTTTTTAGCAGCTGCCCTATTAGGATTAGGCAGCTGGCTAATAAGTAGAATAAGCTTTTTAAAACGTTTTTGTATTCCAGCACCAGTTGTTGGCGGCTTATTATTTGCAGCATTAGCAACTATTTTAAAGACAACAGGTACCTTAGAAATTTCTCTTGATACATCTTTACAAAGTCTATTTATGATTACCTTCTTCACAACAATTGGCTTAGGAGCAAGCTTTAAACTAGTGAAGCTAGGCGGTAAATTACTCATTATCTACTGGCTAGCGTGTGGCTTCCTTGCACTTATGCAAAATGTGATTGGTGTTTCACTTGCATCACTGATGGGCATTCATCCATTAATCGGTATGATGGCTGGAGCTGTTTCCATGGAAGGTGGGCATGGAGCAGCAGCAGCATTTGGACAAACATTAGAAGACTTAGGTATTTCTTCTGCCATGACAATTGGTGCAGCAGCAGCTACATGTGGATTAGTCGCTGGTGGCTTAATTGGTGGTCCTATTGTGAAGTACTTAGTTGGTAAGTATAATTTAACACCTGATGAACAAGAAACTGAGGAAATAGACTACGAAAATAAACAAGAGCAAATTACATCGGATTCATTCTTTACACAGGTAATAATCATTACGTTCTGTATGGCTGTTGGTACGTATGTTGGAACATTGTTCTCAGAGGCGACAGGCTTTGTATTACCGGGCTATGTAGGTGCTATGTTTGTTGCTGTGATTGTACGTAATATTATGGATAAGATAAAACCAGCAGCGATTAATATGAAAAGCATTTCTTTAATCGGTGATGTGACATTAGGTATTTTCCTTTCAATGGCACTTATGAGCATTAAATTATGGGAAATTGCAGATTTAGCACTTCCACTATTCATTATTGTGTTCGCACAAGTCTTCTTTATCGTTGTATTTAGTATCTTTGTATTATTTAAATTACTTGGAAAAAATTATGATGCGGCGGTTATGGTTGCAGGCTTTGCAGGTCATGGTTTAGGAGCAACACCAAATGCAATGGCCAATATGTCAGCTGTTGCCCAACGCTTCGGTCCTTCTAAAAAAGCATTTCTTGTTGTACCAATAGTAGGGGCATTTTTAATCGACGTCTTTGGTATACCAATTATTATTACAACGATTAATTTATTTAAATAA
- the hutG gene encoding formimidoylglutamase — MYAMTDQKQWEGRIDSTTNTSSFRLHQMVKRIPINDVSASDYQHAAIVGFICDEGVRRNQGRVGAASGPNALRAALASLPWTFTEEQRVIDVGNILCLNHALEDAQNELGGIVQTILTKKCQCVVLGGGHETLYGHYLGVRAALPRDAKIGIINIDAHFDLRSYDEQPSSGTMFRQILEQDPYTDYFVLGIQRYGNTNELFEKADELHVKYILEENMIAENNVQILNDLQHYMDNHDYVLLTLCMDVLNAAFAPGVSAPSPFGLDTITVRNILQKVTSHPKTHSFDICEVNPSLDENGRTVKLGAYFVYEALNNLLKGQGS, encoded by the coding sequence ATGTATGCAATGACAGATCAAAAACAATGGGAAGGTCGTATAGATTCCACTACTAATACGAGTAGTTTTCGTTTGCATCAAATGGTAAAAAGAATTCCAATTAATGATGTAAGCGCTTCAGATTATCAGCATGCTGCTATTGTTGGCTTTATTTGTGATGAGGGTGTACGTCGCAACCAAGGCCGTGTAGGTGCAGCAAGTGGACCAAACGCTTTACGTGCAGCATTAGCTAGCCTTCCTTGGACTTTCACCGAGGAACAGCGAGTAATTGATGTAGGCAATATTCTATGCCTAAACCATGCACTAGAAGATGCACAAAATGAGCTTGGCGGAATTGTTCAAACAATACTCACAAAAAAATGTCAATGTGTAGTGCTTGGTGGTGGGCATGAAACATTATATGGCCACTATTTAGGTGTTCGTGCAGCACTGCCAAGGGATGCAAAAATCGGCATCATCAATATCGATGCTCATTTTGACTTACGGTCTTATGATGAACAGCCATCGTCTGGTACCATGTTCCGTCAAATTCTAGAGCAGGATCCATATACTGATTATTTTGTCCTTGGAATTCAGCGCTATGGCAATACAAATGAGCTATTTGAAAAAGCAGATGAATTACATGTGAAGTATATATTAGAAGAAAATATGATAGCTGAAAATAACGTGCAAATTCTCAATGATCTTCAGCACTACATGGATAATCATGATTATGTGCTGTTAACGCTATGTATGGATGTGCTAAATGCTGCATTTGCACCAGGTGTAAGTGCACCTTCTCCGTTTGGGCTGGACACAATAACGGTACGTAACATACTACAAAAGGTAACATCACATCCAAAGACACATTCTTTTGATATTTGTGAAGTAAATCCTTCTCTTGATGAGAATGGACGCACAGTTAAATTAGGTGCTTATTTTGTCTATGAAGCACTAAATAACTTACTGAAGGGGCAAGGTTCATGA
- a CDS encoding LysR family transcriptional regulator, producing MDLKQLQYFISVTEQMNFSKAAEKLHISQPSLSNAIKKLEHEIGSPLLNRNTRNLQLTEAGELLYERAKVILKNMEVLKIEMDEVIVHGTSEVTIGVMESIKHWLPKVIAQYKSNYPQMTIHLVDILGSKRVKKSLKGYKTHVIITNQRMDDEELEVQSLYEERLVAVLPLNHPLAEKDRLTIADLCNEPFIISTEGFQTRLDILSAFEQVGLKMNIQYEIERFETAVSLVRENLGITILPENYLQGPTAKTIVQKEIDGPNLRRNVYLVSLKNRHLPLAIRHLLANIVQFFEP from the coding sequence TTGGATTTAAAACAATTACAATATTTTATTTCTGTAACAGAACAAATGAATTTTTCAAAGGCAGCAGAAAAATTGCATATTTCGCAGCCTTCCTTAAGCAATGCCATCAAGAAATTAGAGCACGAGATTGGCTCACCATTATTGAATAGAAATACAAGAAACCTTCAACTAACAGAAGCTGGTGAGCTTTTATATGAACGAGCAAAAGTGATATTAAAAAATATGGAAGTTTTAAAAATAGAAATGGATGAAGTGATTGTACATGGTACAAGTGAAGTGACGATAGGCGTGATGGAATCCATCAAGCATTGGCTTCCAAAAGTTATTGCACAATATAAAAGTAACTATCCACAAATGACGATTCATTTAGTAGATATTTTAGGCAGTAAGCGGGTTAAAAAATCACTAAAAGGCTATAAAACACATGTAATTATTACTAATCAGCGGATGGATGATGAAGAGCTAGAAGTTCAAAGCTTATATGAAGAGCGTCTTGTTGCTGTTTTGCCGTTAAATCATCCATTAGCAGAAAAGGATCGACTGACGATTGCTGATCTATGTAATGAACCATTTATCATTAGTACAGAAGGATTTCAAACGAGGCTTGATATTTTAAGTGCATTTGAGCAGGTGGGCTTAAAAATGAATATTCAATATGAAATTGAACGCTTTGAAACGGCTGTATCGCTTGTTCGAGAAAATTTAGGGATTACAATCTTACCAGAAAATTATTTACAAGGCCCTACTGCAAAAACTATTGTACAAAAAGAAATTGATGGTCCGAATTTACGGCGCAATGTCTATTTAGTATCTTTAAAAAATCGTCATTTACCGCTTGCTATTCGTCACTTATTAGCAAATATTGTGCAATTTTTTGAACCCTAA
- a CDS encoding acyl-CoA dehydrogenase, protein MNFSYSEKVVELQGKLTNFMEQYIYPNEAVYAAQVDAMEDRWEAIPPIMEELKQKAKDAGLWNLFLPDSEYGAGLTNLEYAPLCEIMGRSLLAPEVFNCNAPDTGNMEVLVRYGSEQQKKEWLEPLLRGEIRSCFAMTEPAVASSDATNIEASIERDGDFYILNGHKWWTTGAGDPRCKVAIFMGKHKDTTAPIHEQQSMILVPMDTPGVKIERMLTAFGYDHAPEGHGEVTFTNVRVPVNNILWGEGKGFAIAQGRLGPGRIHHCMRLIGATDRALEEMCIRVQERRAFHRPLADQGVMRERIAESRIDIEQARLLTLKAAYMMDTVGNKEAKAEIAMIKVVAPNMALRVIDRAIQAFGAAGVGPDTTLAAQWANSRTLRLADGPDEVHRNTIAKLELKKHAKKLEELVK, encoded by the coding sequence ATGAATTTTTCTTATAGCGAGAAGGTAGTAGAGTTACAGGGGAAGCTGACTAATTTTATGGAGCAATACATTTATCCAAATGAGGCAGTATATGCAGCACAGGTAGATGCAATGGAGGATCGTTGGGAGGCAATTCCACCAATAATGGAGGAGCTAAAGCAAAAGGCAAAGGATGCGGGCTTATGGAATTTATTCTTGCCGGATAGTGAATATGGGGCAGGTTTAACAAATTTAGAGTATGCGCCTTTATGTGAAATTATGGGACGCTCTTTACTTGCACCAGAGGTTTTTAACTGTAATGCACCTGATACAGGAAATATGGAGGTGCTTGTGCGCTATGGCTCAGAGCAGCAGAAAAAAGAGTGGCTAGAACCATTATTACGTGGAGAAATACGTTCCTGCTTTGCAATGACAGAACCAGCCGTAGCGTCAAGCGATGCGACCAATATTGAAGCTAGCATTGAACGTGATGGGGATTTTTATATCTTAAATGGGCATAAGTGGTGGACAACAGGGGCTGGAGATCCTCGTTGTAAAGTCGCTATATTTATGGGAAAACATAAAGACACTACAGCACCAATCCATGAGCAACAGTCAATGATTCTCGTCCCTATGGACACACCTGGAGTAAAAATAGAGCGCATGTTAACGGCTTTTGGTTATGACCATGCACCGGAGGGACACGGTGAGGTAACGTTCACGAATGTTCGCGTACCTGTGAACAATATATTGTGGGGGGAGGGTAAGGGGTTTGCCATTGCACAAGGAAGATTAGGTCCTGGTCGAATCCATCATTGTATGAGACTTATTGGGGCTACTGATCGAGCATTAGAGGAAATGTGTATACGTGTGCAAGAGCGACGAGCCTTTCATCGACCACTTGCAGATCAAGGTGTGATGCGTGAGCGGATAGCGGAGTCTCGCATTGATATCGAGCAGGCAAGATTGTTAACGCTAAAAGCAGCATATATGATGGATACAGTAGGTAATAAAGAAGCGAAAGCAGAAATTGCCATGATTAAAGTGGTTGCTCCTAACATGGCTTTAAGAGTTATTGACCGAGCGATTCAGGCATTTGGTGCTGCTGGGGTTGGACCTGATACGACGCTCGCTGCACAGTGGGCCAATTCTCGCACATTGCGTTTAGCAGATGGACCGGATGAGGTGCATCGCAATACAATTGCTAAATTGGAGCTGAAAAAACATGCTAAAAAACTAGAGGAGCTGGTGAAATGA